In Hallerella succinigenes, the following are encoded in one genomic region:
- a CDS encoding efflux RND transporter periplasmic adaptor subunit: MKIYSALAAIFLGCFWIAACSSEFSSSASQKKASSANGKTRMLRVSGYIAVPDSTSGTYTANGELVAKAQVDLKAEASGKLVKLYAKDGQKVSKGTLLAKLDDAELQANLKSAKTALDLAEKKAARTKTLYGKDGATAEELESAESAVESAKASKELIEAQLQKTEVRAPFAGTLGVVEVSEGAWMTSGAQIATLTNTSELKVEFELPQRFSRYANMGDKVVLIDTEQGIKADAKICFLDATMSNTSRTRKARALLKNANGKFLPGTYVRVKLDFGQGELVGIPVPSEAVTLDANGAYVFVVKDGKAKKVDVQTGLRTPITVDVVQGLSAGDTVVASGLMNVRDGMGIEIKEFSNNMSYGVNE; this comes from the coding sequence ATGAAGATTTATTCCGCGCTTGCAGCAATTTTCCTCGGCTGTTTTTGGATTGCAGCCTGTTCTTCGGAATTCTCGAGTTCCGCTTCTCAGAAGAAAGCTTCTTCTGCAAATGGTAAAACGCGCATGTTGCGCGTTTCCGGCTACATCGCCGTTCCCGATTCGACGTCTGGAACTTATACGGCCAACGGTGAACTTGTCGCCAAGGCGCAGGTCGATTTGAAAGCGGAAGCGTCTGGAAAGCTCGTGAAGCTGTATGCGAAGGACGGGCAGAAGGTTTCCAAGGGAACGCTCCTTGCAAAACTCGATGACGCAGAACTCCAGGCGAATTTGAAAAGCGCAAAAACCGCTTTGGATCTCGCCGAGAAAAAAGCGGCCCGCACCAAGACCCTTTATGGAAAGGACGGTGCGACGGCAGAAGAGCTTGAATCCGCAGAAAGTGCGGTGGAATCGGCAAAGGCTTCGAAGGAGCTGATCGAAGCTCAGCTTCAAAAGACCGAGGTGCGCGCTCCGTTTGCAGGAACGCTCGGCGTTGTGGAAGTTTCGGAAGGCGCCTGGATGACTTCCGGGGCGCAGATTGCGACGCTCACGAATACGAGCGAACTCAAGGTAGAATTTGAACTGCCGCAGCGTTTTTCCCGCTATGCAAATATGGGAGATAAAGTCGTTTTGATCGACACGGAACAGGGAATTAAAGCCGATGCCAAGATCTGCTTTTTGGATGCGACGATGTCGAATACGAGCCGTACCCGTAAGGCACGTGCGCTCTTGAAGAATGCGAATGGCAAATTTTTGCCGGGAACCTATGTACGTGTGAAGCTCGACTTTGGCCAGGGCGAACTCGTGGGAATTCCTGTGCCTTCCGAAGCGGTGACGCTCGATGCGAATGGCGCTTACGTTTTTGTGGTTAAAGATGGCAAGGCGAAAAAGGTGGATGTCCAGACCGGTTTAAGAACCCCGATTACGGTCGATGTGGTACAGGGCCTTTCTGCGGGCGATACTGTGGTGGCTTCGGGCCTTATGAATGTGCGTGACGGCATGGGCATCGAAATCAAGGAATTTTCGAACAACATGAGCTACGGGGTGAATGAATGA